A stretch of the Streptomyces sp. NBC_01428 genome encodes the following:
- a CDS encoding ABC transporter ATP-binding protein, with product MTNDNSGDVRLSGISKTYGSFTAVHPLDLTVPQGSFFALLGASGCGKTTTLRMIAGLEEPSSGTVMLGDQDVTNLPPYKRPVNTVFQSYALFPHLDIFENVAFGLRRRGIKSVKKQVEDMLDLVQLGEQARKKPHQLSGGQQQRVAVARALINHPKVLLLDEPLGALDLKLRRQMQLELKRIQTEVGITFVHVTHDQEEAMTMADTVAVMNAGRVEQLGAPADLYENPNTTFVANFLGTSNLIEAEVDSRSGDEIVLRAGGGKLVLPGSRCSADTTTGGKLLVGVRPEKISLTHADDAGEIPAGRNRITGRIADSSFIGVSTQYVIDSAVCPEFEVYAQNIDRDSRLAPGAEVVLHWSPAHTFGLDAAQDIDAGVETAEEEAA from the coding sequence ATGACGAATGACAACAGCGGCGACGTCCGCCTCTCCGGGATCAGCAAGACGTACGGCTCCTTCACGGCCGTGCACCCCCTCGACCTGACCGTGCCGCAGGGCTCGTTCTTCGCGCTGCTCGGCGCGTCCGGCTGCGGCAAGACCACCACCCTGCGGATGATCGCCGGCCTGGAGGAGCCCTCATCGGGCACCGTCATGCTCGGCGACCAGGACGTGACGAACCTGCCGCCCTACAAGCGCCCGGTGAACACGGTCTTCCAGTCCTACGCCCTCTTCCCGCACCTCGACATCTTCGAGAACGTCGCCTTCGGCCTGCGCCGGCGCGGCATCAAGTCGGTGAAGAAGCAGGTCGAGGACATGCTCGACCTCGTCCAGCTCGGCGAGCAGGCGCGCAAGAAGCCGCACCAGCTCTCCGGCGGCCAGCAGCAGCGTGTCGCCGTGGCCCGCGCGCTGATCAACCACCCCAAGGTGCTCCTCCTCGACGAGCCCCTCGGCGCCCTCGACCTCAAGCTGCGCCGTCAGATGCAGCTGGAGCTCAAGCGCATCCAGACCGAGGTCGGCATCACCTTCGTCCACGTCACGCACGACCAGGAGGAGGCCATGACCATGGCCGACACGGTCGCCGTGATGAACGCGGGCCGTGTCGAGCAGCTCGGCGCGCCCGCCGACCTCTACGAGAACCCGAACACCACCTTCGTCGCCAACTTCCTCGGCACCTCCAACCTCATCGAGGCCGAGGTCGACTCCCGTAGCGGCGACGAGATCGTCCTCCGGGCGGGCGGCGGCAAGCTGGTGCTCCCCGGGTCGCGATGTTCGGCGGACACCACGACCGGCGGCAAGCTGCTGGTCGGCGTCCGGCCGGAGAAGATCTCCCTCACGCACGCCGACGACGCGGGCGAGATACCCGCCGGCCGCAACCGCATCACCGGCAGGATCGCCGACTCCAGCTTCATCGGCGTCTCCACGCAGTACGTGATCGACAGCGCCGTCTGCCCCGAGTTCGAGGTCTACGCCCAGAACATCGACCGTGACTCCCGGCTCGCCCCGGGTGCCGAGGTCGTCCTGCACTGGAGCCCGGCGCACACCTTCGGCCTCGACGCCGCCCAGGACATCGACGCCGGTGTCGAGACGGCCGAGGAGGAGGCCGCCTGA
- a CDS encoding DUF4190 domain-containing protein: MSEDARTPETPRDDDAWTPTAQGNGWTAPAERENATRADDGARWVDGAAGDGPQYAVTGEPGDGREQTPPPADRAPADGPGSSVPAQGTGPFAAPGRAAGSASGGPGHASGSAAGQAPAPQVSLGKAGADRRQETNPWAPPEDDTSGRSARGGGSTTPPPAYGLPTITSLPGTGFPPGPAAPGGPVRDNPFAAPAAHTPYPQPGPGEPVPPPPIAPGGPGHSPYGYGYPQYPGGGPSPYGGVPGYGWPAGPPAPSNGLGTASLVLGIIAAVLFCAWPLAIVLGILAVIFGVIGRGRVRKGEATNPGQALAGIICGSVGIVLGIALIVVIVALPDDVGSDDSGGYDGFSTSLVTRQR, from the coding sequence ATGTCCGAGGACGCGAGGACGCCGGAGACACCACGTGACGACGACGCGTGGACACCGACGGCTCAGGGGAACGGTTGGACCGCGCCGGCGGAGCGTGAGAACGCCACGCGGGCCGATGACGGCGCGCGGTGGGTGGACGGCGCGGCCGGTGACGGCCCCCAGTACGCCGTGACCGGTGAGCCCGGCGACGGCCGGGAACAGACCCCGCCCCCGGCGGACCGCGCCCCGGCCGACGGGCCGGGATCGTCCGTGCCCGCCCAGGGAACCGGGCCGTTCGCCGCTCCGGGCCGCGCTGCGGGCTCCGCGTCCGGTGGACCGGGCCACGCTTCCGGCTCCGCTGCGGGTCAGGCTCCCGCCCCGCAGGTCTCCCTCGGCAAGGCCGGCGCCGACCGCCGGCAGGAGACCAACCCCTGGGCGCCGCCCGAGGACGACACGTCCGGCCGGAGCGCGCGGGGCGGCGGAAGCACCACACCCCCTCCCGCGTACGGGCTGCCGACGATCACGTCGCTCCCCGGCACCGGCTTCCCGCCGGGACCCGCGGCTCCCGGCGGCCCCGTCCGGGACAACCCGTTCGCCGCTCCCGCGGCGCACACGCCCTATCCGCAGCCCGGTCCGGGCGAGCCCGTGCCTCCGCCGCCGATAGCCCCCGGCGGTCCCGGGCACTCCCCGTACGGCTACGGCTATCCGCAGTATCCCGGCGGCGGCCCGTCCCCGTACGGAGGCGTGCCCGGCTACGGCTGGCCCGCGGGGCCGCCCGCCCCGAGCAACGGCCTGGGCACCGCCTCGCTCGTCCTCGGCATCATCGCCGCGGTCCTGTTCTGCGCGTGGCCCCTGGCGATCGTGCTCGGCATCCTCGCCGTGATCTTCGGCGTGATCGGCCGGGGCAGGGTCCGCAAGGGCGAGGCGACGAACCCGGGGCAGGCGCTGGCCGGGATCATCTGCGGGTCGGTCGGCATCGTGCTCGGCATCGCGCTCATCGTGGTCATCGTCGCCCTCCCGGACGATGTCGGCAGCGACGACTCGGGCGGGTACGACGGGTTCTCCACGTCCCTGGTCACGCGGCAGAGGTAG
- a CDS encoding glycerophosphodiester phosphodiesterase has translation MRTVTAVAHRGDPYRVRENTIDSLRSALHRGADAVEIDVRLTRDRLPVLLHDDTLNRLWGHDRPLRSLSSDEVKGLTGGGVPTLAEALGATGDHRIMVDLPGPVDEKAVREVVDVVRACGAQERVYYCAGAPAMLAVRAVDPSAEIALTWTTLAPPRPALLDAVRPRSLNYRFGLVDRELVARIHRDGLLVSVWTPDTRRTMRRLVAAGVDSVTTNRIDTLVALRDG, from the coding sequence ATGCGCACCGTGACCGCAGTCGCCCACCGCGGCGACCCCTATCGCGTCCGTGAGAACACGATCGACTCGCTGCGTTCCGCGCTCCACCGGGGCGCGGACGCCGTCGAGATCGACGTACGGCTGACGCGGGACCGCCTGCCCGTGCTGCTGCACGACGACACGCTCAACCGGCTGTGGGGGCACGACCGTCCGCTGCGGTCGCTGTCCTCCGACGAGGTGAAGGGCCTGACCGGAGGCGGCGTGCCGACGCTGGCGGAGGCACTCGGGGCGACCGGCGACCACCGGATCATGGTCGATCTGCCGGGTCCGGTGGACGAGAAGGCCGTGCGCGAGGTCGTGGACGTGGTGCGCGCGTGCGGGGCACAGGAACGGGTGTACTACTGCGCCGGTGCCCCGGCGATGCTCGCGGTCCGCGCCGTCGACCCGTCCGCCGAGATCGCGCTGACCTGGACGACGCTGGCACCGCCGCGCCCGGCACTGCTCGACGCCGTGCGTCCGCGCTCGCTCAACTACCGCTTCGGGCTGGTGGACCGGGAACTCGTGGCCCGGATCCACCGGGACGGTCTGCTGGTGTCGGTGTGGACCCCGGACACCCGGCGCACCATGCGCCGCCTCGTCGCCGCGGGCGTCGACTCCGTCACGACCAACCGCATCGACACCCTGGTCGCCCTCCGCGACGGCTGA
- a CDS encoding NADAR family protein — MSVVRARVACMGKIATRDALVSTVESGTRVKYLHFWGHRARADGQVGPSCLSQWWPSPFVVEGVVYATAEHWMMASKARLFGDAEAERQAVDAANPALAKKAGRLVRGFDDAVWERERFGIVVEGSVHKFAAHPELRAFLLGTGDRVLVEASPLDRVWGIGLAATDEGASDPRRWRGPNLLGFALMEARERLR; from the coding sequence ATGTCAGTGGTGCGTGCCAGAGTGGCGTGCATGGGGAAGATCGCCACGCGGGACGCACTGGTCAGCACCGTCGAGTCGGGGACGCGGGTGAAGTACCTGCACTTCTGGGGGCACCGTGCGCGGGCGGACGGACAGGTCGGACCGAGCTGCCTCAGCCAGTGGTGGCCGTCACCCTTCGTGGTCGAAGGGGTCGTCTACGCCACGGCGGAGCACTGGATGATGGCCTCCAAGGCGCGCCTCTTCGGGGACGCCGAGGCCGAGCGGCAGGCGGTGGACGCGGCGAACCCGGCGCTCGCCAAGAAGGCGGGCCGGCTGGTGCGCGGATTCGACGACGCCGTGTGGGAGCGCGAGCGGTTCGGGATCGTGGTCGAGGGCAGCGTCCACAAGTTCGCGGCGCACCCGGAGCTGCGGGCGTTCCTGCTGGGCACCGGCGACCGGGTGCTCGTCGAGGCGAGCCCGCTGGACCGCGTCTGGGGCATCGGCCTCGCCGCGACCGACGAGGGCGCCTCGGACCCCCGGCGCTGGCGGGGCCCGAACCTGCTGGGCTTCGCGCTGATGGAGGCGCGGGAGCGGCTCCGGTAG
- a CDS encoding polyamine ABC transporter substrate-binding protein has translation MEQYEPERMSPVQRAALRRSFRNGRASLSRRSLLRASAGGALAVGGLGALSACGIPAAGKTQGGVSAEDHSAKEKTINFSNWTEYMDVDESEKHHPTLDAFAERTGIKVKYTEDINDNVEFFGKIKPQLAAGQDTGRDIIVVTDWLAARLIRFGWVQKLDAANLPHAYTNLSAQFRNPDWDPGRAYSYPWQGISTVIAYNKKALDGVEVRSVSDLLDNPKLKGRVGFLSEMRDSMGMTLLDMGKDPANFTDDDFDAAIARLQKAVDKGQIRRFTGNDYTSDLTKGDLAACVAWAGDVVQLKADSPDVDFLIPDSGYITSTDNMLIPNKARHKTNAERLMDFYYEPEPAAELAAYINYVCPVDGVKPYLAKIDKDAANNPLIIPDKAMAAKSHPFRSLSQKEETAYEEKFAKLTGA, from the coding sequence ATGGAGCAGTACGAGCCCGAACGCATGTCCCCGGTCCAACGGGCCGCCCTGCGGCGCAGCTTCCGGAACGGCAGGGCCTCCCTCAGCCGCCGTTCCCTGCTGCGCGCGTCGGCCGGCGGCGCGCTCGCCGTCGGCGGCCTGGGGGCGCTGAGCGCCTGCGGCATCCCGGCCGCGGGCAAGACCCAGGGCGGGGTCTCGGCCGAGGACCACTCGGCCAAGGAGAAGACGATCAACTTCTCCAACTGGACCGAGTACATGGACGTCGACGAGAGCGAGAAGCACCACCCCACGCTCGACGCGTTCGCCGAACGGACCGGTATCAAGGTCAAGTACACCGAGGACATCAACGACAACGTCGAGTTCTTCGGGAAGATCAAGCCGCAGCTCGCGGCGGGCCAGGACACCGGGCGCGACATCATCGTCGTCACCGACTGGCTGGCGGCCCGCCTCATCCGGTTCGGCTGGGTGCAGAAGCTCGACGCGGCCAACCTCCCGCACGCCTACACCAACCTGTCCGCCCAGTTCCGCAACCCCGACTGGGACCCCGGGCGCGCCTACTCCTATCCCTGGCAGGGCATCTCGACCGTCATCGCCTACAACAAGAAGGCGCTCGACGGCGTCGAGGTCCGCTCCGTCTCCGACCTGCTCGACAACCCCAAACTCAAGGGGCGCGTCGGCTTCCTCTCGGAGATGCGCGACAGCATGGGCATGACCCTCCTCGACATGGGCAAGGACCCGGCGAACTTCACCGACGACGACTTCGACGCGGCGATCGCCCGCCTCCAGAAGGCCGTCGACAAGGGCCAGATACGCCGCTTCACCGGCAACGACTACACGTCCGACCTCACCAAGGGCGACCTCGCCGCCTGTGTGGCCTGGGCCGGTGACGTCGTCCAGCTCAAGGCGGACAGCCCGGACGTCGACTTCCTCATCCCGGACAGCGGATACATCACGTCGACCGACAACATGCTGATCCCCAACAAGGCACGTCACAAGACGAACGCCGAGCGGCTCATGGACTTCTACTACGAGCCCGAGCCCGCCGCGGAACTCGCCGCCTACATCAACTACGTCTGTCCGGTCGACGGGGTCAAGCCCTATCTCGCGAAGATCGACAAGGACGCGGCGAACAACCCGCTGATCATTCCTGACAAGGCCATGGCCGCGAAGTCACACCCCTTCCGCTCGCTGAGCCAGAAGGAAGAGACGGCCTACGAAGAGAAGTTCGCGAAGCTCACAGGGGCGTGA
- a CDS encoding MFS transporter, whose translation MLFAVSMTFIDQTIVSIAAPDIVNELGLSASGMQWVVNAYLLSLAAFFALGGRLADLFGPRRVVIVGTLVFVISSVLCGCVPKGDFAQTWLIIFRATQGLGAALLFPAALAVVVAVFPVERRGRALALFFGLSGALTAIGPLLGGWLTSWTWRAIFWVNVPVAVVALVLTMMARVPNRRRDEPLDGVGAVLIAVGMGVSVLGFQQAASWGWDSAATWACIVGGLAVLVVFWRYERGRRHPLVNLAVFRDKAFTVDSLVLFFAMLAFVPVFFFASVYAQVSLSASPNQAALYLLYFFAGFAIASQWGGRMLDKQGARGPMKIGTIVGAVGFALWANKLTDLSMHDQWPYVALAGAGIGFILAPASTDAVNRAIGASYGEVTGITQTVRNYAASVGLAVLGTILTHRTTENVVSTLTSRGVSSDTANGVAKDIAEAVTGNGDARTPTGTGPAASAARDAMSSVRMDFAEANQWVFYGMAIALGIGYLIALRHPGGKGTPAVTEGEPRSAPATPASPSEDGHRTSSGRASGPAARPGGTPPTSAA comes from the coding sequence ATGCTCTTCGCGGTGTCGATGACGTTCATCGACCAGACGATCGTCTCCATCGCGGCCCCGGACATCGTCAACGAGCTGGGCCTGTCCGCGTCGGGCATGCAGTGGGTGGTGAACGCCTATCTGCTGTCGCTGGCGGCGTTCTTCGCCCTCGGCGGCCGCCTCGCGGACCTCTTCGGGCCCCGCCGGGTCGTCATCGTCGGCACCCTGGTCTTCGTCATCTCCTCCGTGCTCTGCGGCTGCGTCCCCAAGGGGGACTTCGCCCAGACCTGGCTGATCATCTTCCGGGCGACACAGGGTCTGGGAGCGGCGCTCCTGTTCCCCGCAGCACTGGCCGTGGTGGTGGCCGTCTTCCCGGTGGAGCGGCGCGGCCGGGCCCTCGCGCTGTTCTTCGGGCTGTCCGGCGCTCTGACGGCGATCGGCCCGCTGCTGGGCGGCTGGCTCACGTCCTGGACCTGGCGGGCGATCTTCTGGGTGAACGTGCCCGTGGCCGTCGTGGCGCTCGTCCTCACGATGATGGCGCGCGTCCCGAACCGGCGGCGCGACGAGCCGCTGGACGGCGTGGGTGCCGTCCTCATCGCCGTCGGGATGGGGGTGAGCGTGCTGGGCTTCCAGCAGGCCGCTTCCTGGGGCTGGGACAGCGCGGCGACCTGGGCCTGCATCGTGGGCGGTCTGGCCGTTCTCGTCGTGTTCTGGCGCTACGAACGGGGCAGGCGGCACCCGCTGGTCAATCTCGCGGTGTTCCGCGACAAGGCGTTCACCGTGGACAGCCTGGTGCTGTTCTTCGCGATGCTGGCCTTCGTCCCGGTCTTCTTCTTCGCCTCCGTCTACGCCCAGGTCTCGCTGAGCGCCTCACCCAACCAGGCCGCGCTGTACCTGCTGTACTTCTTCGCGGGTTTCGCGATCGCCTCGCAGTGGGGCGGCCGCATGCTGGACAAGCAGGGAGCCCGGGGGCCGATGAAGATCGGCACCATCGTCGGCGCCGTCGGATTCGCCCTGTGGGCCAACAAGCTGACCGATCTGTCGATGCACGACCAGTGGCCCTACGTGGCCCTCGCGGGCGCCGGTATCGGCTTCATCCTGGCGCCCGCCTCGACGGACGCCGTGAACCGGGCCATCGGGGCCTCGTACGGCGAGGTCACCGGCATCACGCAGACCGTCCGCAACTACGCGGCGAGTGTCGGCCTGGCGGTCCTCGGGACGATCCTCACGCACCGGACGACCGAGAACGTCGTGTCGACGCTCACGTCGCGCGGGGTGTCGTCGGACACCGCGAACGGCGTGGCCAAGGACATCGCCGAGGCGGTCACGGGCAACGGCGACGCCCGGACGCCCACCGGCACCGGGCCGGCCGCCAGCGCCGCGCGCGACGCGATGTCGAGCGTGCGCATGGACTTCGCCGAGGCCAACCAGTGGGTCTTCTACGGGATGGCCATCGCGCTCGGCATCGGCTATCTGATCGCGCTGCGCCACCCCGGGGGCAAGGGAACACCGGCGGTCACGGAGGGCGAACCGCGGTCGGCCCCGGCGACCCCGGCGTCACCGTCCGAGGACGGGCACCGGACGAGCAGCGGACGGGCGTCCGGCCCGGCGGCCCGCCCCGGTGGTACCCCGCCTACCTCTGCCGCGTGA
- a CDS encoding gamma-aminobutyraldehyde dehydrogenase gives MHNPGHRFQAQDRLAGGAQYIAGRLTKGTSGRSHAVVDPATGEEVYTYELAGTADVDAAVAAARAAFPGWSGATPGERSDALHRFAAVLAERAEEFAQAESLQCGKPLKLTREFDVPGTIDNTAFFAGAARHLQGQSAGEYSGDHTSYVRREAIGVVGSIAPWNYPLQMAAWKILPAIAAGNTIVLKPAELTPLTSLLFAEAATEAGIPDGVINIVTGLGREAGEHLVGHPDVAMTSFTGSTAVGKRVAEIATSTVKRLHLELGGKAPFLVFDDADLEAAVHGAVAGSLINTGQDCTAATRAYVQRPLYEAFVERTGALMASVRVGDPFAADTDLGPLISHAQRDRVAGFVDRARGYARVVTGGEAPQGALKSGAYYAPTLVADAGQDSEIVQAEIFGPVLVVLPFDTDDEGIALANDTPYGLAASAWSRDVYRANRATREIKAGCVWVNDHIPIISEMPHGGYKASGFGKDMSAYSFEEYTQVKHVMFDNTAVARKDWHRTVFGDRP, from the coding sequence ATGCACAATCCGGGCCATCGCTTCCAGGCGCAGGACCGCCTCGCCGGCGGAGCGCAGTACATCGCGGGACGTCTGACCAAGGGCACGTCCGGCCGCAGCCACGCGGTCGTCGACCCCGCCACCGGCGAAGAGGTGTACACCTACGAGCTGGCGGGCACCGCCGACGTGGACGCGGCCGTGGCCGCCGCCCGCGCGGCCTTCCCCGGCTGGTCGGGCGCCACCCCCGGGGAACGCTCCGACGCGCTGCACCGCTTCGCCGCCGTGCTCGCCGAGCGTGCCGAGGAGTTCGCCCAGGCCGAGTCCCTGCAGTGCGGGAAGCCCCTCAAGCTGACCCGCGAGTTCGACGTGCCGGGCACCATCGACAACACCGCGTTCTTCGCCGGCGCCGCCCGGCACCTCCAGGGCCAGTCGGCCGGCGAGTACTCCGGTGACCACACCTCGTACGTACGCCGCGAGGCCATCGGGGTCGTCGGTTCCATCGCGCCCTGGAACTACCCGCTCCAGATGGCCGCGTGGAAGATCCTCCCGGCGATCGCCGCGGGCAACACGATCGTCCTGAAGCCCGCCGAGCTGACCCCGCTCACCTCCCTGCTGTTCGCCGAGGCGGCCACCGAGGCGGGCATCCCGGACGGCGTGATCAACATCGTCACCGGCCTCGGCCGGGAGGCGGGCGAGCATCTCGTCGGACACCCCGACGTCGCGATGACCTCCTTCACCGGGTCGACGGCCGTCGGCAAGCGCGTCGCCGAGATCGCCACCTCCACCGTCAAGCGCCTCCACCTGGAGCTCGGCGGCAAGGCGCCCTTCCTCGTCTTCGACGACGCCGATCTGGAGGCCGCCGTACACGGCGCGGTCGCCGGCTCGCTCATCAACACCGGCCAGGACTGCACGGCCGCCACGCGCGCGTACGTGCAACGCCCCCTCTACGAAGCCTTCGTGGAGCGGACGGGCGCCCTGATGGCAAGCGTCCGCGTGGGCGACCCCTTCGCGGCCGACACCGACCTCGGCCCGCTCATCTCGCACGCCCAGCGCGACCGCGTCGCCGGATTCGTCGACCGCGCCCGCGGCTACGCGCGCGTGGTCACCGGCGGAGAGGCTCCCCAGGGAGCGCTCAAGTCCGGCGCGTACTATGCGCCCACGCTCGTCGCCGACGCCGGGCAGGACAGCGAGATCGTGCAGGCCGAGATCTTCGGCCCGGTGCTCGTCGTGCTCCCCTTCGACACCGACGACGAGGGCATCGCGCTGGCCAACGACACCCCGTACGGACTCGCGGCCTCCGCCTGGAGCCGCGACGTCTACCGCGCCAACCGCGCGACCCGCGAGATCAAGGCGGGCTGCGTCTGGGTCAACGACCACATTCCGATCATCAGCGAGATGCCGCACGGCGGTTACAAGGCGTCCGGCTTCGGCAAGGACATGTCCGCCTACTCCTTCGAGGAGTACACGCAGGTCAAGCACGTCATGTTCGACAACACCGCGGTCGCCAGGAAGGACTGGCACCGCACGGTCTTCGGGGACCGGCCGTAG